A genomic window from Deltaproteobacteria bacterium IMCC39524 includes:
- the rpmG gene encoding 50S ribosomal protein L33 → MRDIVTLGCTDCKQRNYTTTKNKKNTPDKLEFKKYCRFCRKHTVHRETK, encoded by the coding sequence ATGCGTGATATCGTGACTCTTGGTTGTACTGATTGCAAACAGCGCAACTACACGACGACCAAGAACAAGAAGAATACTCCCGACAAGTTGGAGTTCAAGAAGTACTGCCGTTTCTGCCGGAAGCACACGGTCCATCGCGAGACCAAGTAA
- the tuf gene encoding elongation factor Tu, with amino-acid sequence MAKAKFERTKPHVNIGTIGHVDHGKTTLTAAITNVLASKGGAEFQAFDQIDNAPEERERGITIATAHVEYETDNRHYAHVDCPGHADYVKNMITGAAQMDGAILVVSAADGPMPQTREHILLARQVGVPSMVVFLNKADMVDDEELMELVELEIRELLSSYDFPGDDIPVVPGSALKALECGCGNDGCAACEPVLELMRQVDAYIPEPERAVDRPFLMPVEDVFSISGRGTVATGRVERGIIKVGEEIEIVGMKETSKSVVTGVEMFRKLLDQGQAGDNCGILLRGVKREDIERGQVLAKPGSITPHTKFKAEAYILTKEEGGRHTPFFKGYRPQFYFRTTDVTGVVELPEGTEMVMPGDNIAVTVELITPIAMDKELRFAIREGGRTVGAGVVSEIVE; translated from the coding sequence ATGGCAAAAGCCAAGTTTGAGCGGACTAAGCCGCATGTCAACATCGGAACAATCGGTCACGTTGACCACGGCAAGACGACCCTGACAGCAGCAATTACGAACGTGCTTGCTTCGAAGGGCGGCGCAGAGTTCCAGGCGTTCGACCAGATCGACAACGCTCCTGAAGAACGTGAGCGTGGTATCACGATCGCAACGGCACACGTTGAGTACGAGACAGACAACCGTCACTACGCACACGTTGACTGCCCAGGTCACGCTGACTACGTTAAAAACATGATCACTGGTGCTGCACAGATGGACGGTGCGATCCTGGTGGTTTCCGCTGCCGATGGCCCGATGCCTCAGACCCGTGAGCATATCCTGCTCGCTCGTCAGGTTGGTGTCCCCTCAATGGTTGTCTTCCTGAACAAAGCCGACATGGTCGACGACGAAGAATTGATGGAGCTGGTTGAGCTTGAGATCCGTGAGCTGCTCTCCTCCTACGATTTCCCCGGTGATGACATTCCAGTTGTTCCCGGTAGTGCACTGAAAGCGCTCGAGTGTGGTTGTGGCAACGATGGTTGCGCTGCCTGTGAGCCGGTTCTGGAGCTGATGCGTCAAGTTGATGCCTACATCCCCGAGCCTGAGCGTGCCGTTGATCGTCCGTTCCTGATGCCTGTTGAGGACGTGTTCTCAATCTCCGGTCGCGGTACGGTTGCAACCGGTCGTGTTGAGCGCGGCATCATCAAGGTTGGTGAAGAAATCGAAATTGTCGGTATGAAAGAGACGTCCAAGTCTGTTGTTACCGGTGTTGAGATGTTCCGCAAGCTTCTGGACCAAGGTCAGGCTGGTGATAACTGTGGTATCCTTCTGCGCGGTGTTAAGCGCGAAGATATCGAGCGTGGTCAGGTCCTGGCGAAGCCGGGCAGCATCACTCCTCATACCAAGTTCAAGGCAGAAGCCTACATCCTGACCAAGGAAGAGGGCGGCCGTCACACACCTTTCTTCAAGGGCTATCGTCCCCAGTTCTACTTCCGTACCACGGACGTGACTGGTGTTGTCGAGCTTCCTGAAGGCACCGAGATGGTTATGCCTGGTGACAACATTGCTGTTACCGTAGAGCTGATCACTCCGATCGCCATGGATAAAGAGCTTCGCTTCGCAATCCGCGAAGGTGGCCGTACGGTTGGCGCCGGTGTCGTCAGCGAAATTGTCGAGTAG
- the secE gene encoding preprotein translocase subunit SecE: protein MNFKVGEFLQQVKAELQKVTWPTRKETYGSTMVVIVLVLMVAVFLWVVDTALSTMIQTLLN, encoded by the coding sequence GTGAATTTCAAGGTTGGTGAATTTCTCCAGCAGGTCAAAGCGGAGCTGCAAAAGGTCACATGGCCAACCCGTAAGGAAACTTATGGGTCGACGATGGTTGTCATTGTGCTTGTCCTGATGGTTGCGGTTTTCTTGTGGGTCGTTGATACGGCGTTGTCGACAATGATTCAGACCTTGCTCAACTGA